The Leadbettera azotonutricia ZAS-9 genome has a window encoding:
- a CDS encoding glycosyltransferase, with protein sequence MVIVIVADNFLHKTDGTTISAHRFREELIKQGHTVRILARDVEGQDMYGLEENLIPLVSFVARKNSMHFAKFDKKVVTEALTGADIVHMVFPWKLERKCFKIAAKMGIPVTGAFHCQPENVTYNMGLGFLGFLNSYIYRLFRIKLYGKFKFIHCPSAFIAGELKKHRYNARLYVISNGVSDFFKPAAIPPKRTDDKINVLMIGRLAREKRQDLIIKAVNHSKYRDKIQLFFAGKGPMEKVYSRMAASLPNPLGFSFLHQEQLLEQIYKTDIYIHASDAEIEGISCIEALACGKVPIISDSKKSATSQFALDKRSLFKKGNYLDLRDKLDYWIEHPEERKQMETEYAKLGDRYRISHSGKKLEKMFEDAIKAKDASREKKLRKHRRRADKQCGKIRFKSNSDHK encoded by the coding sequence TTGGTCATTGTTATTGTTGCCGATAATTTTTTGCATAAAACCGACGGGACTACAATTTCTGCCCATCGTTTCCGGGAAGAGCTGATAAAACAGGGGCATACGGTCCGGATTCTGGCCCGGGATGTTGAAGGCCAGGATATGTACGGCCTTGAAGAAAATCTCATTCCCCTGGTAAGTTTTGTAGCAAGAAAAAACAGTATGCACTTTGCCAAATTTGACAAAAAGGTGGTGACCGAAGCGCTTACGGGGGCCGATATAGTGCACATGGTTTTCCCCTGGAAGCTGGAGCGTAAGTGTTTTAAAATAGCAGCTAAGATGGGCATACCTGTAACTGGGGCCTTCCACTGTCAGCCCGAAAATGTTACCTACAATATGGGATTGGGTTTTCTCGGCTTCCTCAATAGCTATATCTATCGTTTGTTCAGGATAAAACTGTATGGTAAATTCAAATTTATCCACTGTCCTTCAGCCTTTATTGCCGGAGAGCTGAAAAAGCACCGGTACAATGCAAGGCTCTATGTCATTTCCAATGGCGTATCAGATTTTTTTAAACCTGCCGCAATACCGCCCAAAAGAACTGACGATAAAATTAACGTTCTGATGATAGGAAGATTGGCAAGGGAGAAACGTCAGGATCTTATTATCAAAGCGGTTAACCATTCCAAATACCGCGACAAGATACAGCTCTTCTTTGCCGGCAAGGGTCCCATGGAGAAGGTTTATAGCCGTATGGCGGCAAGCCTGCCCAACCCGCTGGGCTTTTCTTTCCTGCACCAGGAACAATTGCTGGAACAAATATATAAAACCGATATTTATATCCATGCCTCCGACGCTGAGATCGAAGGTATATCTTGTATAGAAGCGTTAGCCTGCGGCAAGGTACCTATTATTTCGGATTCCAAAAAATCTGCCACTTCCCAGTTTGCTTTGGATAAACGGAGCCTCTTTAAAAAAGGGAATTATCTGGATCTCCGGGACAAGCTGGATTATTGGATAGAACACCCCGAAGAACGGAAACAGATGGAGACAGAATACGCCAAACTGGGCGATCGTTACCGGATAAGCCATTCGGGTAAAAAACTTGAAAAGATGTTTGAAGACGCCATAAAGGCAAAAGATGCCTCCCGGGAAAAGAAACTGAGAAAACACAGGAGGCGCGCTGATAAACAGTGCGGTAAAATTCGATTTAAAAGTAATTCAGACCATAAATGA
- a CDS encoding tetratricopeptide repeat protein translates to MKKLFGLLFIILGLEPSISLLCAETLPGWFIELREAVYEQELNSAGIAPLYATAKEQAQKELSGPGLWLMLSRCEYMMGRSFEYEDKKDEAAACYEQGMVQAQAALNAQASSEGWRMLAENLAYLCRVRPFSYAMAHGLKVERHADKALELNKQNAAALYLIAARYVFAPSTFNNYKKGFRLLEEIISGYDQGLEKDDRFNVYSAMGYVCIGLEKKEEALVWLQKALELYPTNKYALGMVDQLH, encoded by the coding sequence TTGAAAAAACTTTTTGGTTTGCTTTTTATTATTCTCGGGCTGGAACCCTCAATATCTCTTCTCTGTGCGGAGACTTTGCCGGGGTGGTTTATTGAGCTTAGGGAAGCTGTCTATGAGCAGGAGTTAAATTCCGCCGGCATAGCGCCGCTGTATGCTACGGCAAAGGAGCAGGCCCAAAAAGAGCTTTCCGGTCCCGGGCTTTGGCTTATGCTTTCCCGCTGTGAATACATGATGGGCCGTTCCTTTGAATATGAAGATAAAAAGGATGAGGCTGCCGCCTGCTATGAGCAGGGCATGGTTCAGGCGCAAGCGGCCCTGAATGCGCAAGCTTCTTCCGAGGGCTGGCGCATGCTGGCGGAGAACCTGGCCTATCTTTGCAGGGTGCGTCCGTTTTCGTATGCTATGGCCCATGGCCTTAAGGTAGAGCGTCATGCCGATAAGGCCCTGGAACTGAACAAACAAAACGCCGCTGCCCTGTACCTTATAGCGGCCCGCTATGTTTTTGCCCCTTCGACTTTTAACAATTATAAAAAAGGCTTCCGCCTGCTGGAAGAAATTATCAGCGGCTATGACCAGGGTCTTGAAAAAGATGATCGTTTTAATGTCTATTCAGCCATGGGCTATGTTTGTATCGGTTTGGAAAAAAAGGAAGAGGCCCTGGTCTGGCTGCAAAAGGCCCTTGAGCTATATCCCACAAACAAATATGCTTTAGGGATGGTGGATCAGCTACATTAA